One window of Burkholderia cepacia GG4 genomic DNA carries:
- a CDS encoding cupin domain-containing protein, translating to MSLIDFKSVAAAQAVAWKSTIVGEVGPARIKVLRMDAQPYEAEVHDYNEGLLVLDGRLMLEVDAQTIVVEAGQMYLAHAGTRHAVLPGSHGTLAIIDV from the coding sequence ATGTCTCTGATCGATTTCAAGTCTGTTGCGGCCGCCCAGGCCGTCGCGTGGAAATCCACGATCGTGGGCGAGGTCGGGCCCGCCAGGATCAAGGTGCTGCGCATGGATGCGCAGCCGTACGAAGCGGAAGTGCACGACTACAACGAGGGGCTGCTGGTGCTCGACGGCAGGCTGATGCTCGAGGTCGACGCGCAGACGATCGTGGTCGAGGCCGGGCAGATGTATCTCGCGCACGCCGGCACGCGCCACGCGGTGCTGCCGGGCAGTCACGGCACGCTGGCGATCATCGACGTGTGA
- a CDS encoding DUF2957 domain-containing protein has product MNVKHWMAAASLAPVLAACGGDGDPPPAPVVRLCPQAIDYNTVFIGGSGSGELVKVQLDTTKMTYRMTYLASPVPTTTGTVQPTRDTAPANVVDGTLADETGLPTVKLNQCTFRMQNASLDPNRPARLFLGEGVLGGAIPGATIQFDGVIGVGRIPKTTFPYYPFISFSSLETDLTKIAGSYNQLGYHQVPSQTFQPVALDQQVTINADGSYVETDNFGKKNGGQPLASSATVNQPFTLRPDAPAFQSLNYQPQIPPTLAALDPAKAGKGILIVGKLRNQLVPVFIRTGAANADLTQGPPSADDESGISFLSPRAAVAAGSQNGEYTGVDSAFNYRATALVGAQATLLDPFNASQAALTRALNLDYTQKVPGVVTTVHADAASGPATGKFVFTGGVFGFLDMNDASNPYFTVGAFVQ; this is encoded by the coding sequence ATGAATGTGAAGCATTGGATGGCCGCGGCATCGCTTGCGCCGGTGCTGGCTGCCTGCGGTGGAGACGGCGACCCGCCGCCCGCGCCGGTGGTCCGGCTGTGCCCGCAGGCCATCGACTACAACACGGTATTCATCGGCGGGTCCGGCTCGGGCGAACTCGTGAAGGTGCAGCTCGACACGACGAAGATGACGTACCGGATGACCTACCTCGCGTCGCCGGTGCCGACCACCACGGGCACCGTGCAGCCGACGCGCGACACGGCGCCCGCCAACGTCGTCGACGGCACGCTGGCCGACGAAACGGGCCTGCCGACCGTGAAGCTGAACCAGTGCACGTTCCGGATGCAGAACGCGAGCCTCGACCCGAACCGGCCGGCACGGCTGTTCCTCGGCGAAGGCGTGCTGGGCGGCGCGATTCCCGGCGCGACGATCCAGTTCGACGGCGTGATCGGCGTCGGCAGGATTCCGAAGACGACGTTCCCGTACTACCCGTTCATCAGCTTCTCGTCGCTGGAAACCGACCTGACGAAGATCGCCGGCAGCTACAACCAGCTCGGCTATCACCAGGTGCCGTCGCAGACCTTCCAGCCGGTGGCGCTCGACCAGCAGGTGACGATCAACGCGGACGGCAGCTACGTCGAGACCGACAACTTCGGCAAGAAGAACGGCGGGCAGCCGCTCGCGTCGAGCGCGACCGTGAACCAGCCGTTCACGCTGCGTCCCGATGCGCCGGCGTTCCAGTCGCTGAACTACCAGCCGCAGATTCCGCCGACGCTCGCCGCGCTCGATCCGGCGAAGGCCGGCAAGGGGATCCTGATCGTCGGCAAGCTGCGCAACCAGCTCGTGCCGGTCTTCATCCGCACCGGTGCCGCGAACGCGGACCTCACGCAAGGCCCGCCGAGCGCGGACGACGAATCGGGCATCTCGTTCCTGAGCCCGCGGGCGGCGGTCGCAGCGGGTTCGCAGAACGGCGAGTACACCGGCGTCGACAGCGCGTTCAACTATCGCGCGACCGCGCTCGTCGGCGCGCAGGCGACGCTGCTCGATCCGTTCAACGCATCGCAGGCCGCGCTCACGCGCGCCCTGAACCTCGACTACACGCAGAAGGTGCCGGGCGTCGTCACGACCGTGCACGCGGACGCGGCGTCGGGGCCGGCGACCGGCAAGTTCGTGTTCACGGGCGGCGTGTTCGGGTTTCTCGACATGAACGATGCGAGCAACCCGTACTTCACGGTCGGCGCGTTCGTGCAGTGA
- a CDS encoding ABC transporter ATP-binding protein produces MQPILSVSDLSKTYASGFQALKHVTLDIRPGEIFALLGPNGAGKTTLIGSICGIVTPTEGRVTVGGHDIRDQYRAAREMIGLVPQELTTDAFETVWATVSFSRGLFGKAPDPAHIEKTLKALSLWDKRDNKLMTLSGGMKRRVMIAKALSHEPRILFLDEPTAGVDVELRRDMWKLVDSLRESGVTILLTTHYIEEAEEMADRIGIILGGELVLVEEKRELMRKLGKKQLTVQLEHPLTNVPAELAPFRLERADDGAALVYTYDSHRDDASIAKLINALGTAGIGFRDLHTTQSSLEDIFVSLIDNRRNGAQGA; encoded by the coding sequence ATGCAACCGATCCTTTCCGTCTCAGACCTCTCCAAGACTTACGCGTCCGGCTTCCAGGCGCTGAAGCACGTGACCCTCGACATCCGCCCCGGCGAGATCTTCGCGCTGCTCGGGCCGAACGGCGCGGGCAAGACCACGCTGATCGGCTCGATCTGCGGCATCGTCACGCCGACCGAAGGCCGCGTGACGGTCGGCGGCCACGACATCCGCGATCAATACCGCGCCGCCCGCGAAATGATCGGCCTCGTGCCGCAGGAACTGACGACCGATGCGTTCGAAACCGTCTGGGCGACGGTGTCGTTCAGCCGCGGCCTGTTCGGCAAGGCGCCCGATCCCGCACACATCGAGAAGACGCTGAAGGCACTGTCGCTGTGGGACAAGCGCGACAACAAGCTGATGACGCTGTCGGGCGGGATGAAGCGCCGCGTGATGATCGCGAAGGCGCTGTCGCACGAACCGCGCATCCTGTTCCTCGACGAGCCGACGGCCGGCGTCGACGTCGAGCTGCGCCGCGACATGTGGAAGCTGGTCGACTCGCTGCGCGAAAGCGGCGTGACGATCCTGCTGACCACGCACTACATCGAGGAAGCGGAGGAAATGGCCGACCGGATCGGCATCATCCTCGGCGGCGAACTCGTGCTCGTCGAGGAAAAGCGCGAGCTGATGCGCAAGCTCGGCAAGAAGCAGCTGACCGTGCAGCTCGAGCATCCGCTCACGAACGTGCCGGCCGAACTCGCGCCGTTCAGGCTCGAACGCGCAGACGACGGCGCGGCGCTGGTCTATACGTACGACTCGCACCGCGACGACGCGAGCATCGCGAAGCTGATCAACGCGCTCGGCACGGCCGGCATCGGCTTTCGCGACCTGCATACGACGCAGAGCTCGCTCGAGGACATTTTCGTCAGCCTGATCGACAACCGCCGCAACGGCGCACAAGGGGCGTAA
- a CDS encoding YciI family protein has translation MRVMVIVKATADSEAGKMPDTELLAAMGQYNEALVKAGVMLAGEGLHPSTRGKRVRFAGKDRTVTDGPFAETKELIAGFWLWQVNSLDEAVEWVKRCPNPMLGESEIEIRQVFSPEDFGAEFTPELQEQEARLRAQLGDGPKAPPAGN, from the coding sequence ATGCGCGTCATGGTCATCGTCAAGGCAACCGCCGATTCCGAAGCCGGCAAGATGCCCGACACCGAACTGCTGGCCGCGATGGGCCAGTACAACGAGGCGCTCGTGAAAGCGGGCGTGATGCTGGCCGGCGAAGGGCTGCACCCGAGCACCCGCGGCAAGCGCGTACGCTTCGCCGGCAAGGACCGGACCGTGACCGACGGCCCGTTCGCCGAAACCAAGGAACTCATCGCCGGGTTCTGGCTGTGGCAGGTGAACTCCCTGGACGAAGCCGTCGAATGGGTGAAGCGCTGCCCGAACCCGATGCTCGGCGAATCGGAAATCGAGATCCGCCAGGTGTTCTCGCCCGAGGATTTCGGCGCGGAATTCACGCCCGAGCTGCAGGAGCAGGAAGCGCGGCTGCGCGCGCAACTCGGCGACGGCCCGAAGGCGCCGCCGGCCGGGAACTGA
- a CDS encoding ABC transporter permease, with translation MAHWNFHGIRAIYRAEMARTRRTLMQSIIAPVISTSLYFVVFGSAIGSRISDVNGIGYGSFIVPGLVMLSLLSQSISNASFGIYFPRFTGTIYEILSAPVSYWEIVIAYVGAAASKSLLLGVIILATAGLFVPLHILHPFWMVLFLVLTSITFSLFGFVIGIWADSFEKLQLVPLLIITPLTFLGGSFYSVDMLPPAWRIVTLFNPIVYLISGFRWSFYGLADVHVWISLAATSLFLAILLAIVAWMFRTGYKLKN, from the coding sequence ATGGCGCACTGGAATTTCCATGGAATCCGCGCGATCTACCGCGCCGAAATGGCCCGCACGCGCCGCACGCTGATGCAGAGCATCATCGCGCCGGTGATCTCGACGTCGCTGTACTTCGTCGTGTTCGGCTCGGCGATCGGCTCGCGCATCAGCGACGTGAACGGCATCGGCTACGGGTCGTTCATCGTGCCGGGCCTCGTGATGTTGTCGCTGCTGTCGCAGAGCATCTCGAACGCGTCGTTCGGCATTTACTTCCCGCGCTTCACGGGCACGATCTACGAGATCTTGTCCGCGCCCGTGTCGTACTGGGAGATCGTGATCGCGTATGTCGGCGCGGCGGCGTCGAAGTCGCTGCTGCTCGGTGTGATCATCCTCGCGACGGCCGGCCTGTTCGTGCCGCTGCACATCCTGCATCCGTTCTGGATGGTACTGTTCCTCGTACTGACGTCGATCACCTTCAGCCTGTTCGGCTTCGTGATCGGCATCTGGGCCGACAGCTTCGAGAAGCTGCAGCTCGTGCCGCTCCTGATCATCACGCCGCTCACGTTCCTCGGCGGCAGCTTCTACTCGGTCGACATGCTGCCGCCCGCATGGCGGATCGTCACGCTGTTCAACCCGATCGTCTACCTGATCAGCGGCTTCCGCTGGTCGTTCTACGGCCTGGCCGACGTGCACGTCTGGATCAGCCTTGCCGCGACGTCGCTGTTCCTCGCGATCCTGCTCGCGATCGTCGCGTGGATGTTCCGTACCGGGTACAAGCTGAAGAACTGA
- a CDS encoding YciI family protein — protein MRVLVIVKATADSESGRMPDPEMIAAMGRFNEELAQAGILLAADGLHPSMRGKRVHFAGKNRTVIDGPFAETKELVAGFWLWQVNSLDEAVEWVKRCPNPMPGDSDIEIRPLFEAEDFRPAFTAELQALKATLSAQAEAGKRT, from the coding sequence ATGCGCGTCCTGGTAATCGTCAAGGCCACCGCCGATTCCGAATCCGGCCGGATGCCGGACCCTGAAATGATCGCCGCGATGGGCCGCTTCAACGAGGAACTGGCGCAGGCCGGCATCCTGCTGGCCGCCGACGGGTTGCACCCGAGCATGCGCGGCAAGCGCGTCCACTTTGCCGGCAAGAACCGCACCGTCATCGACGGCCCGTTCGCCGAAACGAAGGAGCTCGTCGCCGGCTTCTGGCTGTGGCAGGTGAACTCGCTGGACGAAGCGGTCGAATGGGTGAAGCGCTGCCCGAATCCGATGCCCGGCGACTCCGACATCGAAATCCGCCCGCTGTTCGAAGCCGAGGACTTCAGGCCGGCATTCACGGCCGAACTGCAAGCGCTGAAAGCGACACTGAGCGCGCAAGCCGAGGCCGGGAAGCGCACGTAA
- the betB gene encoding betaine-aldehyde dehydrogenase, translating into MSVYGLQRLYIGGGYVDATSGKTFDTFDPATGELLAQVQQASAADVDRAVASAQEGQREWAAMTAMQRSRILRRAVELLRERNDELAAIETRDTGKPIGETLAVDIVTGADVIEYYAGLATAIEGLQVPLRAESFVYTRREPLGVCAGIGAWNYPIQIACWKTAPALAAGNAMVFKPSEVTPLTALKLAEIYTEAGVPAGVFNVVQGDGSVGALLTGHPDIAKVSFTGGVETGKKVMSLAGASSLKEVTMELGGKSPLIVFEDADLDRAADIAVTANFFSSGQVCTNGTRVFVHRSIKDTFTQKVLERVKRIRVGKPTDADTNFGPLVSAAQLDKVLGFIDSGKAEGAKLLAGGTRLTDGHFGSGQYVAPTVFGDCRDDMKIVREEIFGPVMSILDFESEDEVIARANNTHYGLAAGVVTENLSRAHRTIHRLEAGICWINTWGESPAEMPVGGYKQSGVGRENGITTLEHYTRIKSVQVELGRYNPVF; encoded by the coding sequence ATGTCCGTATACGGTTTGCAGCGCCTCTACATCGGCGGCGGTTACGTCGACGCCACCAGCGGCAAGACTTTCGACACCTTCGATCCCGCCACCGGCGAACTGCTCGCGCAGGTGCAGCAGGCGAGCGCGGCCGATGTCGACCGTGCGGTCGCCTCGGCGCAGGAAGGCCAGCGCGAATGGGCCGCGATGACCGCGATGCAGCGCTCGCGGATCCTGCGCCGCGCGGTCGAGCTGCTGCGCGAACGCAACGACGAACTCGCAGCCATCGAGACGCGCGACACCGGCAAGCCGATCGGCGAGACGCTCGCGGTCGACATCGTCACCGGCGCGGACGTGATCGAGTACTACGCGGGCCTCGCGACCGCGATCGAAGGGCTGCAGGTGCCGCTGCGCGCCGAGTCGTTCGTCTATACGCGCCGCGAGCCGCTCGGCGTGTGCGCGGGCATCGGTGCATGGAACTACCCGATCCAGATCGCATGCTGGAAGACGGCGCCCGCGCTCGCGGCCGGCAACGCGATGGTGTTCAAGCCGAGCGAAGTCACGCCGCTGACCGCGCTGAAGCTCGCGGAAATCTATACGGAAGCCGGCGTGCCGGCCGGCGTGTTCAACGTCGTCCAGGGCGACGGCTCGGTCGGCGCGCTGCTCACCGGCCACCCGGACATCGCGAAGGTGTCGTTCACCGGTGGCGTCGAAACCGGCAAGAAGGTGATGTCGCTGGCCGGCGCATCGTCGCTGAAGGAAGTGACGATGGAACTCGGCGGCAAGTCGCCGCTGATCGTGTTCGAGGATGCCGACCTCGACCGCGCCGCCGACATCGCGGTGACCGCCAACTTCTTCAGCTCTGGCCAGGTCTGCACCAACGGCACCCGCGTGTTCGTGCACCGCTCGATCAAGGACACGTTCACGCAGAAGGTGCTCGAACGCGTGAAGCGCATCCGCGTCGGCAAGCCGACCGATGCCGACACCAACTTCGGCCCGCTCGTGTCGGCCGCGCAGCTCGACAAGGTGCTCGGTTTCATCGACAGCGGCAAGGCCGAAGGCGCGAAGCTGCTCGCCGGCGGCACGCGCCTGACCGACGGTCACTTCGGCAGCGGCCAGTATGTCGCGCCGACCGTGTTCGGCGACTGCCGCGACGACATGAAGATCGTCCGCGAGGAAATCTTCGGGCCGGTGATGAGCATCCTCGATTTCGAATCGGAGGACGAAGTGATTGCCCGCGCGAACAATACGCACTACGGCCTCGCGGCCGGCGTCGTGACCGAGAACCTGTCGCGCGCGCATCGCACGATCCACCGCCTCGAAGCCGGCATCTGCTGGATCAACACGTGGGGCGAATCGCCGGCCGAGATGCCGGTTGGCGGATACAAGCAATCCGGTGTCGGACGAGAGAACGGCATCACGACGCTCGAACACTACACTCGAATCAAATCGGTACAGGTCGAGCTCGGCCGCTACAACCCGGTGTTTTGA
- a CDS encoding OmpW/AlkL family protein, producing the protein MKKLIVAGVVAGVSTLASAQQAGDNVATLGWLHIMPQDSTNGLTTNLANMPINGPLRLPGSFTSPGTSLTVNNADTVGLTLTHFFTDHIAVTSVLGVPPEFTLTGHGVIRPPGPADALGIVDMDKTANQPAVKNARQWSPTIILQYYFNAPTAKFRPFVGIGVAYSWFSNIELNGNFAKDINENLGSVLAAGAGKPGPTSVEGKASSSFTPVYNVGASYAIDKHWGLTATLTYMPLKTYSSLVIRAADGSTLATTRTRLKADPLITFVGISYKF; encoded by the coding sequence ATGAAGAAGCTGATTGTCGCGGGAGTCGTCGCAGGCGTGTCGACGCTCGCATCGGCCCAGCAGGCGGGCGACAACGTCGCGACGCTGGGCTGGTTGCACATCATGCCGCAGGATTCGACCAACGGGCTGACGACGAATCTCGCGAACATGCCGATCAACGGGCCGCTGCGGCTGCCCGGTTCGTTCACGTCGCCGGGCACGAGCCTGACGGTCAACAACGCCGATACGGTCGGCCTCACGCTCACGCACTTCTTCACCGACCACATCGCGGTGACGTCGGTGCTCGGCGTGCCGCCCGAGTTCACGCTGACCGGGCACGGCGTGATCCGGCCGCCGGGCCCGGCCGACGCGCTCGGCATCGTCGACATGGACAAGACGGCGAATCAGCCGGCCGTGAAGAACGCGCGGCAGTGGAGTCCGACGATCATTCTGCAGTACTACTTCAATGCGCCGACCGCGAAGTTCCGTCCGTTCGTCGGGATCGGCGTGGCCTATAGCTGGTTCAGCAACATCGAGCTGAACGGCAACTTCGCGAAGGACATCAACGAGAACCTCGGCAGCGTGCTCGCGGCCGGCGCCGGCAAGCCGGGGCCGACGTCGGTGGAGGGCAAGGCGTCGTCGTCGTTCACGCCGGTCTACAACGTCGGCGCGAGCTACGCGATCGACAAGCACTGGGGGCTCACGGCGACGCTGACCTACATGCCGCTGAAGACCTACTCGTCGCTCGTGATCCGGGCCGCCGACGGTTCGACGCTCGCGACCACGCGCACGCGGCTGAAGGCCGATCCGCTGATCACGTTCGTCGGGATTTCCTACAAGTTTTGA
- the betA gene encoding choline dehydrogenase: protein MTTREYDYIICGAGSAGNVLATRLTEDPNVTVLLLEAGGPDYRFDFRTQMPAALAYPLQGRRYNWAYETDPEPHMDNRRMECGRGKGLGGSSLINGMCYIRGNALDYDNWSTHKGLENWTYLDCLPYFKKAETRDVGPNDYHGGDGPVSVTTSKPGVNPLFEAMVDAGVQAGYPRTDDLNGYQQEGFGPMDRTVTPKGRRASTARGYLDQAKVRPNLEIVTHALADRILFDGKRASGVTYLRGSERATAHARREVLVCSGAIASPQLLQRSGVGPGAWLKELDIPIVLDLPGVGQNLQDHLEMYIQYECKEPVSLYPALKWWNQPKIGLEWMLNGTGLGASNHFEAGGFIRTRDDDLWPNIQYHFLPVAINYNGSNAIEMHGFQAHVGSMRSPSRGRVKLRSRDPNDHPSILFNYMAEALDWREFRDAIRATREIMRQPALDRYRGRELNPGADCKSDKELDAFVRARAETAFHPSCSCKMGYDDMAVVDEEGRVHGLEGLRVVDASIMPIITTGNLNAPTIMIAEKIADKIRGRKPLARVDVPYFVANGAMARNVAKAVRQPETV from the coding sequence ATGACGACACGCGAATACGACTACATCATCTGCGGCGCCGGTTCCGCGGGCAACGTGCTCGCGACGCGCCTGACGGAAGATCCGAATGTCACGGTGCTGCTGCTCGAAGCGGGCGGCCCCGACTACCGCTTCGACTTCCGTACGCAGATGCCGGCGGCGCTCGCCTATCCGCTGCAGGGCCGTCGCTACAACTGGGCCTACGAGACCGACCCGGAACCGCACATGGACAACCGCCGGATGGAGTGCGGTCGCGGCAAGGGGCTCGGCGGCTCGTCGCTGATCAACGGGATGTGCTACATCCGCGGCAACGCGCTCGACTACGACAACTGGTCGACGCACAAGGGGCTCGAGAACTGGACGTATCTCGACTGCCTGCCGTACTTCAAGAAAGCCGAGACGCGCGACGTCGGCCCGAACGACTATCACGGCGGCGACGGCCCCGTGTCGGTCACGACCAGCAAGCCGGGCGTGAACCCGTTGTTCGAGGCGATGGTCGATGCAGGCGTGCAGGCCGGCTATCCGCGCACTGACGACCTGAACGGCTATCAGCAGGAAGGCTTCGGTCCGATGGACCGCACGGTCACGCCGAAAGGCCGCCGTGCCAGCACCGCGCGCGGCTACCTCGACCAGGCGAAGGTGCGGCCGAACCTCGAGATCGTCACGCACGCGCTCGCCGACCGCATCCTGTTCGACGGCAAGCGCGCGTCGGGGGTCACCTACCTGCGCGGCAGCGAGCGCGCGACCGCGCACGCACGCCGCGAAGTGCTCGTGTGCAGCGGCGCGATCGCGTCGCCGCAACTGCTGCAGCGCTCGGGCGTCGGCCCCGGTGCGTGGCTGAAGGAACTCGACATCCCGATCGTGCTCGACCTGCCCGGTGTCGGCCAGAACCTGCAGGATCACCTGGAGATGTACATCCAGTACGAGTGCAAGGAACCGGTGTCGCTGTATCCGGCGCTCAAGTGGTGGAACCAGCCGAAGATCGGCCTTGAATGGATGCTGAACGGCACCGGCCTCGGCGCCAGCAACCACTTCGAGGCGGGCGGCTTCATCCGCACGCGCGACGACGATCTGTGGCCGAACATCCAGTATCACTTCCTGCCCGTGGCGATCAACTACAACGGCTCGAACGCGATCGAGATGCATGGCTTCCAGGCGCACGTCGGTTCGATGCGCTCGCCGAGCCGCGGCCGCGTAAAGCTGCGCTCGCGCGATCCGAACGATCATCCGAGCATCCTGTTCAACTACATGGCCGAAGCGCTCGACTGGCGCGAGTTCCGGGATGCGATCCGCGCGACGCGCGAGATCATGCGGCAGCCCGCGCTCGACCGTTATCGCGGCCGCGAGCTGAACCCGGGTGCTGACTGCAAGTCCGACAAGGAGCTCGACGCATTCGTGCGGGCTCGCGCGGAAACCGCGTTCCATCCGTCGTGCTCGTGCAAGATGGGCTATGACGACATGGCCGTGGTCGATGAAGAAGGTCGCGTGCACGGCCTGGAAGGGCTGCGGGTGGTCGATGCGTCGATCATGCCGATCATCACGACCGGCAACCTGAACGCGCCGACGATCATGATCGCGGAGAAGATCGCGGACAAGATCCGCGGCCGCAAGCCGCTTGCGCGCGTGGACGTGCCTTACTTCGTCGCGAACGGAGCGATGGCGCGGAATGTCGCGAAGGCGGTGCGGCAGCCGGAGACGGTGTAG
- a CDS encoding DUF2957 domain-containing protein codes for MICIPEFRKVILSCAVLALPFVAGCGGGDDPGPINVPQCSGSACGPSGAETTPPVVTKLCPDSLDYTTTYTGGSGSGEYAKVKFDTTKRTYQMQFIESSVPTSAGQVNNTRAGLTISGAFHHPTNLPTAEQNRCAFVLDSGATSDGAYAVTINRADPPMLFVGNGVVGGGIPGATIAFAGLEPFPGIVLGTVPSRTFDFYPFIGFTDTETDFTKVAGNYSELGIHLSPVGGSAQSSTGAVGWQPDVVNWNQTFNADGSCTITTGSDYSCQTTGTPWALRKNADGSSDNVFVSNAVASAGGNLVYPFAGQGSAIVIAAPSQAKGIMIVGKLNGVLVPVVIRVGYTHIDAGNLLASVADAEVGISMLSRTRAVGANSLKGGFIGATSASACGVVAPSTATFAIATSGPSFNNNIPHPDLPGTFDGTFFLAQAGNCNDGTAVSTMAANYTSTLFQGATAAFIDPQTSSVSSQFALDYTQATPGKIKVTATQDFNAKNANGNVAIFSKGDTGWLVTAGNVYAMVVNNSKVNPFFTVGAFVQ; via the coding sequence ATGATTTGCATTCCTGAATTCCGGAAGGTGATCCTGTCGTGCGCCGTGCTGGCGCTGCCGTTCGTCGCCGGGTGCGGCGGCGGCGACGATCCGGGCCCGATCAACGTGCCGCAGTGCTCGGGCAGCGCCTGCGGGCCGAGCGGCGCCGAAACGACGCCGCCCGTCGTGACGAAGCTGTGTCCGGATTCGCTCGACTACACGACGACCTACACGGGCGGCTCCGGCAGCGGCGAATACGCGAAGGTCAAGTTCGATACGACCAAACGCACCTACCAGATGCAGTTCATCGAATCGTCGGTGCCGACGTCGGCGGGGCAGGTCAACAACACGCGCGCGGGCCTGACGATCAGCGGCGCGTTCCACCATCCGACCAATCTGCCGACCGCCGAGCAGAACCGCTGCGCGTTCGTGCTCGATAGCGGCGCGACGAGCGACGGCGCGTATGCGGTGACGATCAATCGTGCGGACCCGCCGATGCTGTTCGTCGGCAATGGCGTCGTTGGCGGCGGGATTCCCGGCGCGACAATTGCGTTCGCCGGTCTCGAGCCGTTCCCGGGCATCGTGCTCGGCACCGTGCCGTCACGCACCTTCGATTTCTATCCGTTCATCGGCTTCACCGACACCGAAACCGACTTCACGAAAGTCGCGGGCAACTACAGCGAACTCGGCATCCACTTGTCGCCGGTCGGCGGCAGCGCGCAGAGCAGCACGGGGGCCGTCGGCTGGCAACCCGATGTCGTCAACTGGAACCAGACGTTCAATGCCGACGGCTCGTGCACCATCACGACAGGCAGCGACTACTCGTGTCAGACCACCGGGACGCCGTGGGCGTTGCGCAAGAACGCTGACGGTTCGTCCGACAACGTGTTCGTGAGCAACGCGGTGGCGAGCGCGGGCGGCAACCTCGTGTATCCATTCGCCGGGCAGGGCTCGGCGATCGTGATTGCCGCGCCGAGCCAGGCGAAGGGCATCATGATCGTCGGCAAGCTGAACGGCGTGCTGGTGCCGGTCGTGATTCGGGTGGGCTACACGCATATCGACGCGGGCAACCTTCTGGCGTCGGTCGCCGATGCGGAGGTGGGGATCTCGATGCTGTCGCGGACCAGGGCCGTCGGGGCCAATTCGCTGAAGGGCGGCTTCATCGGCGCAACGAGCGCGTCCGCGTGCGGTGTCGTGGCACCCAGCACCGCGACGTTCGCGATCGCGACGTCGGGGCCGAGCTTCAACAACAATATCCCGCATCCGGATCTGCCCGGCACGTTCGACGGTACCTTCTTCCTGGCACAGGCGGGCAACTGCAACGACGGCACCGCCGTGTCGACGATGGCCGCGAACTACACGTCGACGCTGTTCCAGGGCGCCACCGCGGCGTTCATCGATCCGCAGACGTCGTCGGTCAGCTCGCAGTTCGCACTCGACTACACGCAGGCCACGCCCGGCAAGATCAAGGTCACGGCCACGCAGGACTTCAACGCGAAGAACGCAAACGGCAACGTGGCGATCTTCAGCAAGGGCGATACGGGCTGGCTCGTGACGGCCGGAAACGTCTACGCGATGGTCGTCAACAACAGCAAGGTCAACCCGTTCTTCACGGTCGGCGCGTTCGTCCAGTAA
- a CDS encoding MBL fold metallo-hydrolase, which produces MSASRIVAVRHGLFRATTYVESLNLSFSQFFVRSPHGDVLCIETGTRANFTQLSAALDTVGISPSMVSSVIVPHFEADEMGALPDFLAANPALVAYGHPMCTWGLADVFGVRAVPLKDGEPTKLSGIEVVPIFTKHVHQWDALVVYLPAYKALLSSDILMRFGNEPTNDPLPAILDSITGSDYLPSLVHLASALRRIQTLDLDIILPMHGPAITHDIPRVIAGVIAHCEAGAA; this is translated from the coding sequence ATGAGCGCCTCCCGAATCGTCGCTGTTCGCCACGGCCTGTTTCGCGCGACGACCTACGTCGAGTCACTGAACCTCAGTTTCAGCCAGTTCTTCGTCCGCTCGCCGCACGGTGACGTACTGTGCATCGAAACGGGCACCCGTGCCAATTTCACGCAACTGAGCGCAGCGCTCGATACCGTCGGCATCTCGCCGTCGATGGTCAGCAGCGTGATCGTCCCGCACTTCGAGGCCGACGAGATGGGCGCACTGCCCGACTTCCTCGCGGCCAATCCGGCGCTCGTCGCGTACGGACATCCGATGTGTACCTGGGGACTGGCCGACGTGTTCGGCGTGCGCGCGGTTCCGCTGAAGGACGGCGAGCCGACGAAGCTGTCCGGCATCGAGGTCGTGCCGATCTTCACGAAGCACGTGCATCAGTGGGATGCGCTCGTCGTGTATCTGCCGGCGTACAAGGCGTTGCTGTCGTCGGACATCCTGATGCGCTTCGGCAACGAGCCAACGAACGATCCGCTGCCCGCGATCCTCGATTCGATCACCGGCTCGGATTACCTGCCGTCGCTGGTGCACCTGGCAAGCGCGTTGCGCCGCATCCAGACGCTCGATCTCGACATCATCCTGCCGATGCACGGCCCGGCGATCACGCACGATATCCCGCGCGTAATCGCCGGTGTAATCGCTCATTGCGAGGCCGGCGCCGCGTAA